A genomic stretch from Deltaproteobacteria bacterium includes:
- a CDS encoding sigma-54-dependent Fis family transcriptional regulator, producing MEAGYKILVIDDDALIQDACYQTLAKHGHSVTLVKNGREALVLFDKWSFDLILLNLKLPGEDGLFVLAKIKDLDPEAIVVMISEHGSIKTAVQAIKLGAFDFIAKPITPEELIKLVDRVLRNRQLTIENLYLKQSLKQETCSTEIISKSPVMEKIKEMIAMVGPTESTVLLQGETGTGKGLVAQKIHEMSRRRGHPFISVDCGSLAKTIFETELFGHVKGAFTGADKTQRGKFEMAQGGTLFFDEISNINLEIQAKLLKAVEEKRISKVGDHKVVDVDVRLISATNRNLEKAVAERLFREDLFFRLNVVSIHLPPLRERKDDIPLLAKHFLGIFGRREGKTIEGFSPNVMEAFTKYHWPGNIRELENTVERLVIFARQRTITRQDLVYTNTVLSSVLMKKDPLRLEEKERLHIMKVLERTNGNKTRAARLLGIDRKTLRMKMKKYQIPADSISNP from the coding sequence ATGGAGGCCGGTTACAAGATCCTGGTGATTGACGATGACGCACTCATACAGGACGCCTGTTATCAGACCCTGGCCAAACATGGTCACAGTGTTACTTTGGTGAAAAATGGCCGTGAAGCCCTTGTTTTGTTCGATAAATGGTCATTTGACCTTATCCTCCTAAATTTGAAGTTGCCCGGCGAAGACGGGCTATTTGTCTTGGCCAAAATCAAGGATCTGGACCCCGAGGCCATAGTCGTCATGATCTCGGAACACGGTTCTATTAAAACCGCTGTTCAAGCCATTAAGCTTGGGGCCTTTGACTTTATAGCCAAGCCCATAACCCCGGAGGAATTAATCAAACTGGTTGATCGTGTGCTGAGAAATCGCCAGTTAACCATCGAAAACCTATATCTCAAGCAAAGCCTTAAGCAGGAAACCTGTAGCACTGAAATTATTAGTAAAAGCCCTGTTATGGAAAAGATCAAGGAGATGATTGCCATGGTTGGCCCCACAGAGAGCACGGTATTGCTTCAAGGTGAGACTGGCACAGGCAAGGGGCTTGTAGCCCAAAAAATCCACGAAATGAGTCGAAGGCGGGGACACCCTTTTATATCAGTCGATTGCGGATCCCTGGCAAAGACCATATTTGAAACCGAACTTTTTGGTCATGTCAAGGGTGCCTTTACGGGCGCAGACAAAACCCAACGCGGAAAATTTGAAATGGCCCAGGGGGGGACACTATTCTTTGATGAGATATCCAACATAAATTTGGAGATCCAGGCCAAGCTCCTCAAGGCTGTTGAAGAAAAGCGCATCTCTAAGGTGGGTGATCACAAGGTCGTTGATGTCGATGTCCGGCTTATATCAGCTACAAACCGGAATCTTGAAAAGGCCGTCGCCGAGAGACTCTTTCGTGAAGATCTCTTCTTTCGACTGAACGTGGTCTCCATACACCTGCCGCCTTTGAGGGAGCGTAAAGACGACATCCCTCTGCTGGCCAAACATTTTTTAGGCATATTTGGCAGGAGAGAGGGAAAAACGATTGAGGGCTTTTCCCCAAATGTTATGGAGGCGTTTACAAAATACCATTGGCCTGGCAACATCCGGGAACTGGAGAATACTGTGGAGCGGCTGGTGATTTTTGCACGGCAAAGGACCATTACCAGACAGGACCTTGTCTATACCAATACAGTGCTATCGAGTGTGCTTATGAAGAAGGACCCGCTTCGCCTGGAGGAAAAGGAACGTCTGCACATTATGAAGGTACTTGAACGCACAAATGGGAACAAGACCCGCGCTGCCCGATTACTCGGCATTGACCGCAAGACCCTCAGAATGAAGATGAAAAAATATCAAATTCCAGCGGATTCAATCTCCAATCCCTAA
- a CDS encoding thymidylate synthase (FAD), with the protein MRRTKARVRLIRHSDVPEDLIASAARLCYAKDTKAIFDQDPGQAKKFVRLLRDMGHMSPVEHASFTFYIEGVSRAMTHQLVRHRLASYSQRSQRYVRHDGFEYVIPPQFKGKKVKENGAEIDAEEYFRETMEYLARRYAKLNEALGDSGESSNEDARYVLPNACETKILVTMNARALLHFFEERLCLRAQWEIRGVADQMLMLVREVCPSIFEGAGPKCLRFGKCPEGKMTCGKFEKIKKRYAA; encoded by the coding sequence ATGAGAAGGACAAAAGCAAGGGTTCGTTTGATCCGTCACTCTGATGTGCCTGAAGATCTGATCGCTTCTGCCGCCAGGCTGTGTTACGCGAAAGACACAAAAGCGATTTTTGACCAGGATCCGGGGCAGGCGAAAAAATTTGTTAGACTGTTACGTGATATGGGACATATGAGTCCTGTTGAGCATGCTTCCTTTACGTTCTATATTGAGGGCGTATCACGGGCCATGACGCACCAGCTTGTTCGGCACCGGCTGGCGAGCTACTCTCAGCGGAGCCAGCGATATGTACGGCATGATGGGTTTGAATATGTGATTCCGCCGCAGTTCAAGGGTAAAAAAGTAAAGGAAAATGGCGCGGAGATCGATGCGGAAGAATATTTTCGGGAAACTATGGAATATCTGGCCAGGCGGTATGCGAAGCTGAACGAGGCCTTGGGCGATAGCGGGGAGTCCAGTAACGAAGATGCCCGCTATGTGCTTCCTAATGCGTGCGAGACCAAGATCTTGGTGACCATGAACGCCAGGGCACTTCTTCATTTTTTTGAAGAACGCCTCTGCCTCCGGGCGCAGTGGGAGATACGCGGCGTGGCCGATCAAATGCTCATGCTTGTGCGTGAGGTCTGCCCGAGTATCTTCGAAGGAGCCGGGCCAAAATGTCTACGCTTTGGGAAATGTCCTGAGGGAAAGATGACCTGCGGAAAGTTTGAAAAAATAAAAAAGCGCTATGCAGCATAA
- a CDS encoding 5-methyltetrahydropteroyltriglutamate--homocysteine S-methyltransferase, producing MAIATNLGFPRIGTKRELKRAVESFWAGKIGPGELESTARALRREHWRLQQDIGIEHIPSNDFSLYDHVLDTAAIVGAVPARFGYQGGAVDLATYFAMARGTDEVPAMEMTKWFDSNYHFIVPEFEAGQIFRLASTKPIDEFKEARALDIRTRPVLLGPVSFLLLGKNREDKLDPLTLLDGLLSVYEDVLYRLMDSGAQWVQMDEPILALDLRQDALAAFDTAYGRLNGVTDKLKICLATYFGDLRENLHAALRLPVAALHLDLVRAPQQLDRAVDRISENQMLSLGVIDGRNIWRTNLDQTLELIEKAVDRLGPDRILIGPSCSLLHCPIDLELEDTLDEELKGWMAFARQKLAEIAMLTRAVNEGRGAVAEMIAESRAVAERRSRSSRIHNPQAKERVANVDGKMFKRKSPFRVRREIQRARLNLPPLPTTTIGSFPQTAEVRKARAAFKKGNWSAERYEAFLKEEIEKAIRFQEEIGLDVLVHGEFERNDMVEYFGEQLEGIAFTQNGWVQSYGTRCIKPPVIYGDVRRSGPMTVRWIKYAQSLTARPLKGILTGPITILQWSFVRDDQPRRETACQIALAIRDEVADLEAVGIPVIQVDEPALREGLPLRRDEWPEYLEWAIDVFRLASSGVRDDTQVHTHMCYSEFNDIMEAVAALDADVISIEASRSDMELLDAFVRFQYPNEIGPGIYDIHSPRVPSVDEIEALLRKALNVFQAEWLWVNPDCGLKTRGWPEVHAALQNMVTAAKALRGKEF from the coding sequence CGGAATCGAGCACATTCCTTCGAATGACTTTTCACTATATGACCACGTGCTCGACACAGCGGCCATTGTAGGAGCGGTCCCGGCACGCTTCGGGTATCAGGGCGGAGCCGTCGATCTGGCCACCTATTTCGCCATGGCACGTGGAACAGATGAAGTCCCCGCAATGGAAATGACGAAATGGTTCGATAGCAACTACCACTTTATCGTTCCAGAGTTCGAAGCCGGACAGATATTCCGGCTCGCTTCGACCAAACCCATAGATGAGTTCAAAGAGGCCCGGGCACTCGACATCCGGACCCGCCCAGTGCTCCTGGGACCGGTTTCGTTCCTGCTTCTCGGCAAGAACAGAGAGGATAAGCTGGATCCCCTCACCCTGCTTGACGGTTTACTGTCCGTTTACGAGGATGTCCTTTACAGGCTTATGGACTCGGGCGCGCAGTGGGTCCAGATGGACGAGCCTATACTTGCCCTTGACCTGCGGCAGGATGCATTAGCAGCCTTTGATACGGCGTATGGCCGTCTGAATGGGGTCACGGACAAGCTTAAAATCTGCCTCGCGACTTACTTCGGAGACCTGCGCGAGAACCTCCACGCAGCACTGCGGCTGCCAGTGGCGGCACTTCACTTGGACCTTGTTCGCGCACCACAGCAACTGGACCGGGCTGTGGATCGGATTTCAGAAAACCAGATGCTCTCGCTTGGCGTGATCGACGGCCGCAATATCTGGCGGACCAATCTGGACCAGACACTGGAACTGATTGAAAAAGCGGTAGACAGGCTCGGCCCTGACCGTATCCTTATCGGGCCTTCCTGTTCGCTTCTCCACTGCCCGATCGACCTGGAACTCGAAGATACACTGGACGAAGAACTGAAAGGATGGATGGCCTTTGCTCGCCAGAAGCTTGCAGAGATAGCCATGCTCACGCGCGCTGTTAACGAGGGACGTGGAGCGGTTGCAGAGATGATTGCGGAAAGCCGTGCCGTAGCTGAACGCCGGAGCCGGTCCAGCCGGATTCATAATCCGCAAGCCAAGGAACGGGTCGCCAATGTGGACGGAAAGATGTTTAAGCGGAAGAGCCCGTTCCGTGTCCGGCGGGAAATCCAAAGGGCCAGGTTGAATTTGCCGCCACTGCCTACCACGACCATCGGCTCGTTCCCTCAAACCGCGGAAGTCAGGAAGGCACGCGCAGCCTTCAAAAAAGGAAATTGGTCCGCCGAAAGGTACGAAGCCTTCCTCAAGGAGGAGATCGAAAAGGCTATCCGGTTCCAGGAGGAAATCGGGCTGGACGTGCTCGTTCATGGCGAGTTTGAGAGAAATGATATGGTGGAGTATTTCGGGGAACAACTGGAAGGCATCGCCTTCACGCAGAATGGATGGGTCCAGAGCTATGGCACGCGTTGCATCAAGCCTCCGGTGATTTATGGCGATGTCAGGCGCTCCGGACCGATGACCGTGCGTTGGATCAAGTATGCCCAGTCGTTGACGGCCCGGCCGCTGAAAGGCATACTAACCGGGCCGATCACCATACTCCAGTGGTCTTTCGTCCGCGATGACCAGCCGCGTCGGGAGACGGCGTGTCAGATCGCACTGGCCATACGTGATGAGGTCGCCGACCTGGAAGCAGTCGGCATCCCCGTCATCCAGGTCGATGAACCTGCTCTGCGAGAGGGTTTGCCTCTGCGCAGGGATGAATGGCCGGAATATCTCGAATGGGCCATTGACGTGTTTCGACTTGCCTCATCCGGTGTGCGGGACGATACGCAAGTCCACACTCATATGTGCTATTCGGAGTTCAACGACATCATGGAGGCAGTCGCGGCCCTTGACGCGGATGTCATCTCCATAGAGGCCTCGCGTTCAGACATGGAGCTGCTGGATGCCTTTGTCCGGTTCCAATACCCCAATGAGATCGGACCGGGCATATATGACATCCATAGTCCGAGAGTACCTTCCGTGGATGAAATAGAGGCACTGTTGCGCAAGGCCCTCAACGTCTTTCAGGCCGAATGGTTATGGGTCAATCCAGACTGCGGGCTGAAGACGCGCGGCTGGCCCGAGGTGCACGCTGCCTTGCAAAATATGGTTACAGCGGCCAAGGCCTTGCGGGGAAAGGAGTTTTAG